Proteins encoded within one genomic window of Streptomyces sp. NBC_01314:
- a CDS encoding FAD-binding oxidoreductase → MTAAPETTVSARLLGLLARDLPLDRLTTDPAVLTAHTTDRSGTRPGGVPLAVVQARRTEDVTVSLRHAHALRVPVVPRGAGTGLSGGAGAGEGSLVLDLSGMNRILELSADDQLAVVEPGVITAELDRAAGEHGLRYAPDPASAAISTIGGNIATNAGGLRCAKYGVTRDSVLGLEVVLADGTVVRTGRRTVKGVTGYDLTALLTGSEGTLAVITSATLRLRPVPVATATLAAYFDTFEAAAEASYAIQRAGVVPALAELVDGPVLHAVDPALRERGAALLVVQCDGAGAAAEAEAVARVVAPRAATVERTSDPVEAESLLAARRLALPALERLGRPLIEDIAVPRSRLAEAVREIRAISARHDVPVFTIAHAADGNLHPIVVVDPALPKLPDAAWEAAGEIFALALRLGGTLTGEHGVGVLKRQWVAEELGPAAHGLQRRIKEVFDPHGILNPGKGL, encoded by the coding sequence GTGACGGCGGCACCGGAGACGACCGTATCGGCGCGGCTGCTGGGCCTGCTCGCCCGCGATCTGCCGCTCGACCGGCTCACCACCGACCCGGCGGTGCTCACCGCCCACACCACCGACCGCTCCGGCACCCGGCCGGGCGGGGTTCCGCTGGCCGTGGTGCAGGCCCGGCGGACCGAGGACGTGACCGTGAGCCTGCGGCACGCGCACGCCCTGCGGGTGCCGGTGGTGCCGCGCGGCGCGGGCACGGGCCTGTCGGGCGGGGCCGGCGCGGGCGAGGGGTCACTGGTGCTGGACCTCTCCGGGATGAACCGGATCCTGGAGCTGTCGGCGGACGACCAGCTCGCCGTCGTCGAACCCGGGGTGATCACCGCCGAGCTGGACCGGGCAGCGGGTGAGCACGGCCTGCGCTACGCGCCCGACCCGGCGAGCGCGGCGATCTCCACGATCGGCGGGAACATCGCCACCAACGCGGGCGGGCTGCGCTGCGCCAAGTACGGCGTGACCCGCGACAGTGTGCTGGGCCTGGAGGTGGTACTCGCGGACGGCACGGTGGTCCGCACGGGCCGCCGTACGGTGAAGGGTGTCACCGGCTACGACCTGACGGCCCTGCTCACCGGGTCGGAGGGCACCCTCGCCGTGATCACGTCGGCGACGCTGCGGCTGCGGCCCGTGCCGGTGGCGACGGCCACGCTCGCCGCGTACTTCGACACCTTCGAGGCGGCCGCCGAGGCGTCGTACGCGATCCAGCGGGCCGGTGTCGTGCCGGCGCTCGCGGAGCTGGTCGACGGGCCGGTGCTGCACGCGGTCGATCCGGCGCTGCGGGAGCGGGGCGCGGCGCTGCTGGTGGTGCAGTGCGACGGGGCGGGCGCGGCGGCGGAGGCCGAGGCGGTCGCCCGGGTGGTCGCGCCGCGGGCGGCCACGGTGGAGCGGACCTCCGACCCGGTCGAGGCGGAGTCCCTGCTGGCCGCGCGCCGGCTGGCCCTGCCCGCGCTGGAGCGGCTGGGCCGGCCGCTGATCGAGGACATCGCGGTGCCGCGCTCCCGCCTCGCGGAGGCGGTCCGGGAGATCCGCGCGATCTCCGCACGGCACGACGTGCCGGTGTTCACCATCGCGCACGCCGCCGACGGCAACCTTCACCCGATCGTCGTCGTGGACCCGGCCCTGCCGAAGCTGCCCGACGCGGCCTGGGAGGCGGCGGGCGAGATCTTCGCGCTGGCCCTGCGGCTGGGCGGCACGCTGACCGGGGAGCACGGGGTGGGGGTGCTGAAGCGGCAGTGGGTGGCGGAGGAACTGGGTCCGGCCGCCCATGGGCTGCAGCGGCGGATCAAGGAGGTGTTCGACCCGCACGGGATCCTCAACCCCGGCAAGGGGTTGTGA
- a CDS encoding acyl-CoA dehydrogenase family protein, with protein MSGDRQVIDRLAALAPGYDRSGDFPAESLRVAHEAGLLTASVGKRYGGRGAGVEETARILHALGQGDPSVALISAMTLVAHARQAARPHWPEELYARLVKESGERPVLINHARVEPELGSPARGGLPATRARRSGDGWAISGTKRFVTGAEGLGWFLVWATTDETEPRVGTFLVPGGSPGIDIAGDWDPLGLRASGSHDVTFQEVEVPYEQVIGLAPYGPAAEQDNRAGAAVHLPLAALYLGVARAAQAFFRTFAHERVPANLGHPVARTERFRAAAGEIEMLLTAAEELVFGGAARVDAGDSSYTPEQALGARVLADRHGVRAVGLAVRLLGNPGLARGNPLERHFRDIQCAPVHAPQADIALLAIGSKALGL; from the coding sequence GTGAGCGGCGACCGTCAGGTGATCGACCGTCTCGCCGCGCTGGCGCCCGGGTACGACCGGTCCGGGGACTTCCCCGCCGAGTCCCTCCGGGTCGCGCATGAGGCCGGGCTGCTCACGGCGAGCGTCGGCAAGCGGTACGGCGGCCGGGGAGCCGGTGTGGAGGAGACGGCCCGTATCCTGCACGCGCTCGGGCAGGGCGACCCGTCCGTCGCGCTGATCTCGGCGATGACACTCGTCGCGCATGCCCGCCAGGCCGCGCGGCCGCACTGGCCGGAGGAGTTGTACGCGCGGCTCGTCAAGGAGTCCGGGGAGCGGCCGGTGCTGATCAACCACGCCCGTGTGGAGCCCGAGTTGGGCTCCCCCGCGCGGGGCGGGCTGCCCGCCACCCGTGCCCGGCGATCGGGCGACGGCTGGGCGATCAGCGGCACCAAGCGGTTCGTGACGGGGGCGGAGGGGCTCGGCTGGTTCCTGGTCTGGGCGACCACCGACGAGACCGAACCACGGGTGGGCACGTTCCTGGTGCCCGGCGGCTCGCCCGGCATCGACATCGCCGGTGACTGGGACCCGTTGGGGCTGCGGGCCAGTGGCAGCCACGACGTGACGTTCCAGGAGGTGGAGGTGCCGTACGAACAGGTCATCGGTCTCGCCCCGTACGGGCCCGCCGCCGAGCAGGACAACCGGGCGGGAGCGGCGGTCCATCTCCCGCTGGCCGCACTGTACTTGGGGGTGGCGCGGGCCGCTCAGGCGTTCTTCCGTACGTTCGCCCATGAGCGGGTGCCCGCCAATCTCGGGCACCCGGTGGCCCGCACGGAACGCTTCCGGGCGGCCGCCGGGGAGATCGAGATGCTGCTGACCGCCGCTGAGGAGCTGGTGTTCGGCGGTGCGGCGAGGGTCGACGCGGGCGACTCCTCGTACACGCCCGAACAGGCGCTGGGGGCACGGGTGTTGGCGGACCGGCACGGGGTGCGGGCGGTGGGGCTGGCCGTGCGGCTGCTCGGCAACCCGGGACTGGCGCGGGGCAATCCGCTGGAGCGGCACTTCCGGGACATCCAGTGCGCGCCCGTGCACGCGCCGCAGGCGGACATCGCGCTGCTCGCGATCGGGTCGAAGGCGCTGGGCCTGTGA
- a CDS encoding ABC transporter substrate-binding protein produces the protein MFQRTMRTSAAALFLMLTAACGASAEAESSSSSSDLSSVTLRVGATGWKSEEAILKYAGLDDTAYKVRWNLFQGGDQQLQAIRAGALDLASSSEIPPIFAAADGDPNFEVVAVQRAATLNQEVVVPKGSKVTDIAGLKGRKVGYVQNTTAHYFLYELLRQAGLKWSDIDAKPLLPNDGLAALNGGGIDAFASYGTSIITAHQQSATTVGSGEDILSGNFLWSARDSVLRSPAQKAAVADLIARITRAYAYVRDGQEDGFAKITAEATHQPLAQARKDLLDAQAQRPTAARTVGDDTIASQQKVADAFAELGALKEKLDVKSFWTNALDAELRKAL, from the coding sequence GTGTTCCAGCGCACCATGCGCACGTCCGCCGCCGCTCTGTTCCTGATGCTCACGGCGGCGTGCGGCGCCTCCGCCGAGGCCGAGTCCTCGTCGTCCTCGTCCGACCTGTCGTCCGTGACCTTGAGAGTCGGCGCCACCGGCTGGAAGAGCGAGGAGGCGATCCTGAAGTACGCGGGGCTCGACGACACCGCGTACAAGGTCCGGTGGAACCTCTTCCAGGGAGGTGACCAGCAGCTCCAGGCCATCCGTGCCGGGGCCCTGGATCTGGCGTCCTCCAGTGAGATCCCGCCGATCTTCGCTGCCGCCGACGGCGACCCGAACTTCGAGGTCGTCGCCGTGCAGCGCGCCGCGACCCTCAACCAGGAGGTCGTCGTCCCCAAGGGTTCGAAGGTCACCGACATCGCCGGTCTGAAGGGCAGGAAGGTCGGCTATGTGCAGAACACCACCGCCCACTACTTCCTGTACGAGTTGCTGAGGCAGGCCGGCCTGAAGTGGTCCGACATCGACGCCAAGCCGCTGCTGCCCAACGACGGCCTCGCCGCCCTCAACGGCGGCGGCATCGACGCCTTCGCCTCCTACGGCACCTCGATCATCACCGCGCACCAGCAGAGCGCCACGACGGTCGGGTCCGGGGAGGACATCCTGTCGGGCAACTTCCTCTGGTCGGCCAGGGACAGTGTGCTGAGGAGCCCCGCGCAGAAGGCGGCGGTGGCGGATCTCATCGCCAGGATCACCCGGGCGTACGCGTATGTCCGGGACGGGCAGGAGGACGGCTTCGCGAAGATCACCGCTGAGGCCACCCACCAGCCGCTCGCGCAGGCGAGAAAGGATCTGCTCGACGCGCAGGCGCAGCGTCCCACCGCGGCCCGCACGGTCGGCGACGACACGATCGCCTCGCAGCAGAAGGTCGCCGACGCATTCGCCGAACTGGGCGCGCTGAAGGAGAAACTGGACGTGAAGTCGTTCTGGACGAACGCGCTCGACGCCGAGCTGAGGAAGGCCCTGTGA
- a CDS encoding LLM class flavin-dependent oxidoreductase: MPVEFISAVHTAPGVNGPAASARTGFDPDHVRRYARALDDGGFDHTLVAYHSASPDALQLAQFVATHTERIRPILAHRPGVIFPTHAARALATLDRISDGRLSLHIISGGSDEEQRREGDYLDKAERYERSDEYIQILRKVWTADGPVSHEGKYFRFEGYHSDVRPVNGLIPVSVGGSSQDAYRVGGQQGDIFGLWGEPLKETAEQIAAVNAVADAAGRPHPRIWVSFRPIIAPTEELAWEKAHRTLGALKAESASSDAFRHYRTSGRPANVGSQRLLDIAERGEVHDRCLWTAPAVATNAAGASTALVGTPETVAKALLDYVDIGCDLLSVRGYDPLNDAIDYARHVLPLVRQELAHRAAGAQAA, translated from the coding sequence ATGCCCGTCGAATTCATCAGCGCCGTGCACACCGCCCCCGGTGTCAACGGGCCCGCGGCGAGCGCGCGTACCGGCTTCGACCCCGACCATGTGCGCAGGTACGCCCGCGCCCTGGACGACGGCGGTTTCGACCACACCCTGGTCGCCTACCACTCCGCGTCCCCGGACGCGCTCCAGTTGGCCCAGTTCGTGGCCACGCACACCGAGCGGATCCGCCCGATCCTGGCCCACCGGCCGGGCGTCATCTTCCCGACGCACGCCGCCCGGGCCCTCGCGACCCTCGATCGGATCAGCGACGGCAGGCTGTCGCTGCACATCATCTCCGGAGGCAGTGACGAGGAGCAGCGGCGGGAGGGTGACTACCTCGACAAGGCGGAGCGGTACGAGCGTTCGGACGAGTACATCCAGATCCTGAGGAAGGTGTGGACGGCCGACGGGCCCGTCTCGCACGAGGGCAAGTACTTCCGGTTCGAGGGCTACCACAGCGATGTGAGGCCGGTGAACGGGCTGATCCCGGTCTCGGTGGGCGGATCGTCGCAGGACGCCTACCGGGTGGGCGGGCAACAGGGCGACATCTTCGGGCTGTGGGGCGAGCCTCTCAAGGAGACGGCGGAGCAGATCGCCGCCGTGAACGCGGTCGCGGACGCCGCCGGGCGCCCCCATCCGCGGATCTGGGTGTCGTTCCGGCCGATCATCGCACCCACCGAGGAGCTGGCCTGGGAGAAGGCCCACCGCACGCTGGGTGCGCTGAAGGCGGAGTCGGCCTCGTCGGACGCGTTCCGGCACTACCGGACCAGCGGGCGCCCGGCGAACGTCGGCTCGCAGCGACTGCTCGACATCGCCGAGCGCGGCGAGGTGCATGACCGCTGCCTGTGGACCGCGCCGGCGGTCGCCACCAACGCGGCCGGGGCCTCCACCGCCCTCGTCGGCACCCCGGAGACGGTCGCCAAGGCGCTGCTCGACTACGTCGACATCGGCTGCGACCTGCTGTCGGTCCGGGGCTACGACCCGCTGAACGACGCCATCGACTACGCCCGCCATGTCCTGCCGCTGGTCCGGCAGGAGCTCGCCCACCGCGCCGCCGGCGCCCAGGCTGCCTGA
- a CDS encoding ABC transporter substrate-binding protein, whose amino-acid sequence MTPPAVHRLAAAALSLTALLALTGCGQDSSARASAEDGRVTLTIGDQARTLQTIVAASGALKGADYRVKWAEFEGAAPLYQAVQANAADTTYSADLPALQALSGGVRFKTVAALKNDGRHVGIVVRDGSGIDSVRDLKGRKVVVSSAKGSISEYLLANVLRQNGLTYSDVKVQYLLPTDAQAAFASGRIKAWATFGVYQAVGLEQGGKLLVDGADGRVSGYGFIGASDEALADAGKKAALGDFLKRLGTALKWADTHEDAYAKAIVERNGADRSVAKTLASAAYSQVLPIDNEVTGTVQGVADLMNGIGVLEPNVDVAGTADTSVLE is encoded by the coding sequence GTGACACCCCCAGCAGTACACCGACTCGCGGCCGCCGCACTGAGCCTCACCGCCCTGTTGGCGCTGACCGGCTGCGGCCAGGACTCCTCGGCGCGGGCTTCCGCCGAGGACGGCCGGGTCACGCTGACCATCGGCGACCAGGCCAGGACCCTCCAGACCATCGTCGCCGCCTCCGGCGCTCTCAAGGGGGCCGACTACCGGGTGAAATGGGCCGAGTTCGAGGGCGCGGCCCCGCTCTACCAGGCCGTGCAGGCGAACGCCGCCGACACCACCTACTCGGCCGACCTGCCCGCCCTCCAGGCACTCAGCGGCGGGGTGAGGTTCAAGACGGTCGCCGCGCTGAAGAACGACGGGCGGCATGTCGGCATCGTCGTCCGGGACGGGTCCGGCATCGACAGTGTCAGGGACCTCAAGGGCCGGAAAGTCGTGGTGTCCTCGGCCAAGGGCAGCATCTCGGAGTACCTGCTCGCCAACGTCCTGCGGCAGAACGGGCTGACGTACTCCGACGTGAAGGTGCAGTACCTGCTGCCGACGGACGCGCAGGCCGCCTTCGCCTCCGGGAGGATCAAGGCGTGGGCGACCTTCGGCGTCTACCAGGCCGTCGGTCTGGAGCAGGGCGGCAAGCTGCTCGTCGACGGCGCCGACGGCCGCGTCAGCGGGTACGGCTTCATCGGCGCTTCCGACGAGGCCCTCGCCGACGCTGGCAAGAAGGCCGCGCTCGGGGACTTCCTGAAGCGGCTCGGTACGGCCCTGAAGTGGGCCGACACGCACGAGGACGCGTACGCGAAGGCCATCGTGGAACGCAACGGCGCCGACCGGTCCGTGGCGAAGACCCTCGCCTCGGCGGCATACAGCCAGGTGCTGCCGATCGACAACGAGGTGACCGGGACGGTCCAGGGTGTCGCCGACCTGATGAACGGCATCGGTGTGCTCGAACCGAACGTCGATGTGGCCGGGACCGCCGACACCAGCGTCCTCGAGTGA
- a CDS encoding ABC transporter ATP-binding protein translates to MTTVSETATGGSNSVEIRGLSRAFDGHTVLHELDLDIREGEFVALLGHSGCGKSTLLRILAGLDEEIGGEVTVPARRSAAFQSPRLLPWLKVWRNVVLGLPGRPDRARAAKALDEVGIADRATVWPKTLSGGQAQRVSLARALVREPELLLLDEPFGALDALTRGRVQQLVAELWQRHRCAILLVTHDVEEALLLADRVLVMDEGRIAHELTVDLPRPRDLTAPEFVSLRARLLTWLGVHRALEGTPS, encoded by the coding sequence ATGACCACCGTGTCCGAGACCGCCACCGGCGGGTCCAACAGCGTGGAGATACGCGGGCTCTCGCGGGCCTTCGACGGTCACACCGTGCTGCACGAGCTCGATCTCGACATCCGCGAGGGCGAGTTCGTGGCTCTCCTCGGGCACAGCGGCTGCGGCAAGTCGACGCTGCTGCGGATCCTCGCCGGGCTGGACGAGGAGATCGGCGGCGAGGTGACCGTGCCGGCCCGGCGCAGTGCCGCCTTCCAGTCGCCCCGGCTGCTGCCCTGGCTGAAGGTGTGGCGCAACGTGGTCCTCGGCCTGCCGGGCCGGCCCGACAGGGCACGGGCCGCGAAGGCACTGGACGAGGTCGGTATCGCGGACCGCGCGACCGTATGGCCGAAGACGCTGTCCGGTGGTCAGGCCCAGCGGGTCTCACTGGCCCGCGCGCTTGTCCGTGAGCCCGAACTCCTGCTGCTGGACGAGCCGTTCGGCGCTCTCGACGCCCTCACCCGGGGCAGGGTGCAGCAGCTGGTCGCCGAGCTGTGGCAGCGCCACCGCTGCGCGATCCTCCTGGTCACGCACGACGTGGAGGAGGCGCTGCTGCTCGCCGACCGTGTGCTGGTGATGGACGAGGGCCGTATCGCGCACGAGTTGACCGTCGATCTTCCCCGGCCCCGTGATCTGACCGCCCCCGAGTTCGTCTCCCTGCGTGCCCGCCTGCTGACCTGGCTCGGCGTGCACCGCGCCCTGGAAGGAACCCCCTCGTGA
- a CDS encoding ABC transporter permease, whose protein sequence is MMTKPLVLPQRPATEGTAPAPARVTIRGTARTTRRVTLPRAVRRACGPVGLVLLWFLASATGLLPESVLASPVDVGRQAVELTRSGELPDAIAASGRRAATGFLIGATVALSLSLLAGLFRLGEDVIDSSMGMFRAIPWVGLIPLFIVWFGIEETPKIALVALGVTYPLYFNIYGGIRSTDAQLVEAARMMGLGRLGLITYVILPSALPGALVGLRYALSTAWLALVFAEQINADAGLGYLMSNAQQYFRTDVIVLCLAVYALLGLACDFAVRVLSRRLLAWRANFEGEA, encoded by the coding sequence ATGATGACGAAACCACTTGTGCTCCCCCAGCGTCCGGCCACCGAGGGCACGGCGCCCGCGCCGGCCCGCGTCACCATCCGGGGCACCGCGCGGACCACGCGTCGTGTCACCCTCCCCCGTGCCGTCCGCCGCGCCTGCGGTCCCGTCGGTCTGGTCCTGCTGTGGTTCCTGGCATCGGCGACCGGACTGCTCCCCGAGTCCGTCCTCGCCTCCCCCGTGGACGTCGGCCGGCAGGCCGTGGAACTGACGAGGAGCGGCGAACTCCCCGATGCCATCGCCGCCTCGGGCAGGCGGGCCGCCACCGGCTTCCTGATCGGGGCGACCGTCGCCCTGAGCCTGTCGCTGCTGGCCGGTCTGTTCCGGCTGGGCGAGGACGTCATCGACTCCTCGATGGGCATGTTCCGGGCGATCCCGTGGGTGGGTCTGATCCCCCTGTTCATCGTGTGGTTCGGCATCGAGGAGACGCCGAAGATCGCGCTCGTCGCGCTGGGTGTGACGTATCCGCTGTACTTCAACATCTACGGCGGCATCCGCTCGACGGACGCCCAACTCGTCGAAGCCGCACGGATGATGGGCCTCGGCCGACTGGGGCTGATCACGTACGTGATCCTGCCGAGCGCGCTGCCCGGGGCTCTCGTGGGGCTCCGGTACGCGCTGTCGACGGCCTGGCTGGCGCTGGTGTTCGCCGAGCAGATCAACGCGGACGCGGGGCTCGGCTATCTGATGAGCAACGCCCAGCAGTACTTCCGCACGGATGTCATCGTGCTCTGCCTCGCCGTGTACGCGCTGCTCGGCCTGGCCTGCGACTTCGCCGTACGTGTCCTGTCGCGCAGGTTGCTCGCCTGGCGGGCCAACTTCGAGGGGGAGGCATGA
- a CDS encoding sulfurtransferase → MSAGTDTGTDIGTGAGGGRPANVRVTTSVAELAALLRSERPPALLRSERPPVLLDVRWALGDPHGREHYTAGHIPGAVYVDLDTELAAPPSPQGGRHPLPEPAELQAAARRWGVGEGSPVVVYDDLGNTAAARAWWLLRFAGVADVTLLDGALGAWKAAGLELEPGVPAAPVPGDVVLRPGGLPVTDADGAAQLALSGLLLDARATERYRGEVEPVDARAGHIPGALSAPTGENLTADGTFRSAEELRERFVAKGADRVERIGVYCGSGVTAAHQIAALALAGFEATLFPGSWSAWSADPARPAVEGSRP, encoded by the coding sequence ATGAGCGCCGGCACGGACACGGGGACGGACATCGGGACGGGTGCGGGTGGCGGGCGGCCCGCGAACGTGCGGGTCACGACGTCCGTCGCCGAACTCGCCGCACTGCTCCGCTCCGAGCGCCCGCCCGCACTGCTCCGCTCCGAGCGCCCGCCCGTACTGCTCGATGTGCGATGGGCGCTCGGTGACCCGCACGGCCGCGAGCACTACACCGCCGGGCACATCCCGGGCGCGGTGTATGTGGACCTCGACACCGAACTGGCCGCGCCGCCGAGCCCGCAGGGCGGGCGGCATCCACTGCCCGAGCCGGCCGAACTCCAGGCCGCGGCACGGCGTTGGGGTGTCGGGGAGGGGAGTCCGGTCGTCGTGTACGACGATCTGGGCAACACGGCGGCGGCACGGGCGTGGTGGCTCCTGCGGTTCGCCGGGGTGGCCGACGTGACGCTGCTGGACGGGGCGTTGGGGGCGTGGAAAGCCGCCGGGCTCGAGCTGGAACCGGGGGTGCCCGCCGCTCCGGTGCCCGGTGATGTCGTCCTGCGACCCGGTGGGCTGCCGGTGACGGATGCCGACGGAGCCGCCCAACTGGCCTTGTCGGGGCTGCTGTTGGACGCGCGGGCCACCGAGCGGTATCGGGGTGAGGTCGAGCCGGTGGATGCGCGGGCCGGGCACATTCCGGGGGCGTTGTCGGCGCCTACCGGGGAGAACCTGACGGCCGACGGGACGTTCCGCTCCGCCGAGGAACTGCGGGAACGGTTCGTGGCGAAGGGCGCCGACCGGGTGGAGCGCATCGGCGTGTACTGCGGTTCCGGTGTCACCGCCGCCCATCAGATCGCCGCGCTCGCCCTCGCCGGTTTCGAGGCGACGCTCTTCCCCGGCTCCTGGTCCGCCTGGTCCGCCGATCCGGCCCGCCCGGCCGTGGAGGGGAGCCGACCATGA